A genomic region of Hippoglossus hippoglossus isolate fHipHip1 chromosome 8, fHipHip1.pri, whole genome shotgun sequence contains the following coding sequences:
- the mgrn1b gene encoding E3 ubiquitin-protein ligase MGRN1b isoform X2 translates to MGSILSRRIAGVEDIDIQANSAYRFPPKSGNYFASHFFMGGEKFDTPHPEGYLFGENMDLNFLGNRPVQFPYVTPAPHEPVKTLRSLVNIRKDSLRLVRYKDDSDIPVEEGGKPKVQYGVEFTFDADARVAITLYCQAFEEFSNGMAVYSPKDPSMVSETVHYKRGVSQQFSMPSFKIDFCEWKEEDLNFDLDRGVFPIVIQAVVDEGDDCLGHAHVLLAAFERHVDGSFSVKPLKQKQIVDRVSYLLQEIYGIENKNNQETKPSDDENSDNSNECVVCLSDLRDTLILPCRHLCLCNSCADTLRYQANNCPICRLPFRALLQIRAVRKKPGALSPVSFSPVLAQNMDHDEHSGTDSVPPGFEPISLLEALNGQRSVSPSIPSAPLYDEINFSGGVGADGRQLSSPEHLSDGSLQKSKVSKSPDSTLRSPSSPIQEEDEEKLSEMSDAQPHTMLSSSPAPTDATATEDVAESLSPDDEDRMHPGGDILQDCSSEHSSLTKTESDPPGDLSLPALGPDSCSIGMEE, encoded by the exons ATGGGTTCCATCCTGAGTCGCAGAATCGCTGGGGTCGAGGATATCGATATCCAGGCCAACTCGGCCTATCGATTTCCACCCAAATCTG GGAATTATTTTGCGAGCCACTTCTTCATGGGAGGAGAGAAATTTGACACACCACATCCAGAGGGATACCTATTCGGAGAAAACATGGACCTGAATTTTCTTGGAAATAGGCCAGTGCAG TTTCCATATGTGACGCCTGCACCCCACGAGCCTGTGAAGACCCTGAGGAGTCTGGTGAACATTAGGAAGGACTCTCTGCGTTTGGTCAG ATATAAAGATGACTCTGACATACCAGTGGAGGAAGGTGGAAAACCAAAGGTTCAGTATGGTGTGGAGTTCACCTTCGATGCTGATGCTCGCGTGGCCATCACCCTCTACTGCCAGGCATTTGAAGAGTTCTCCAATGGGATGGCAGT TTACAGCCCAAAGGATCCATCAATGGTGTCTGAAACTGTGCATTACAAGCGAGGGGTGAGCCAACAGTTCTCCATGCCATCTTTCAAAATCGACTTCTGCGAGTGGAAAGAGGAAGAT CTGAACTTTGACCTTGATCGAGGAGTGTTTCCCATCGTTATCCAGGCTGTGGTTGATGAAGGAGATG ATTGCCTTGGACATGCTCATGTGCTTTTGGCAGCTTTTGAAAGA CACGTTGATGGCAGTTTCTCCGTCAagcctctgaagcagaaacAAATT GTGGACCGTGTGAGCTATCTCTTGCAGGAGATTTATGGGAttgagaacaaaaacaaccagGAAACCAAG ccATCCGACGACGAGAACAGTGACAACAGCAACGAGTGtgttgtctgtctctcagaCCTGCGAGACACACTCATCCTGCCCTGCAGACATCTGTGTCTCTGCAACTCCTGCGCGGACACGCTTCGTTACCAGGCCAACAACTGTCCGATCTGCAGGCTGC CCTTTAGAGCCCTTCTGCAGATCAGAGCTGTGAGGAAAAAGCCTGGAGCTCTCTCTCCCGTGTCCTTCAGCCCTGTTCTGGCTCAGAATATGGACCATGATGAGCACTCA GGCACAGACTCGGTTCCTCCCGGCTTTGAGCCCATCTCACTGTTGGAGGCTCTGAATGGTCAGAGGTCAGTGTCTCCTTCCATCCCATCTGCCCCGCTGTACGATGAAATCAACTTCTCGGGGGGTGTGGGAGCTGACGGCCGACAGCTGAGCTCCCCGGAGCATTTAAGTGATGGGAGTCTGCAGAAAAGCAAAGTCAGCAAGTCACCTGACAG caCCCTTAGGTCTCCATCCTCTCCCAttcaggaggaggacgaggagaagcTGTCTGAGATGTCTGATGCTCAGCCTCACACGATGCTGTCCAGTAGCCCCGCCCCCACAGAT GCCACAGCTACTGAGGACGTGGCAGAGTCCCTGTCTCCAGATGATG AGGACAGGATGCATCCTGGGGGAGACATCCTGCAGGACTGCAGCAGCGAACACAGCAGCTTGACCAAAACAGAGAGCGACCCACCGGGCGACCTTTCTCTACCAG
- the mgrn1b gene encoding E3 ubiquitin-protein ligase MGRN1b isoform X1, with translation MGSILSRRIAGVEDIDIQANSAYRFPPKSGNYFASHFFMGGEKFDTPHPEGYLFGENMDLNFLGNRPVQFPYVTPAPHEPVKTLRSLVNIRKDSLRLVRYKDDSDIPVEEGGKPKVQYGVEFTFDADARVAITLYCQAFEEFSNGMAVYSPKDPSMVSETVHYKRGVSQQFSMPSFKIDFCEWKEEDLNFDLDRGVFPIVIQAVVDEGDDCLGHAHVLLAAFERHVDGSFSVKPLKQKQIVDRVSYLLQEIYGIENKNNQETKPSDDENSDNSNECVVCLSDLRDTLILPCRHLCLCNSCADTLRYQANNCPICRLPFRALLQIRAVRKKPGALSPVSFSPVLAQNMDHDEHSGTDSVPPGFEPISLLEALNGQRSVSPSIPSAPLYDEINFSGGVGADGRQLSSPEHLSDGSLQKSKVSKSPDSTLRSPSSPIQEEDEEKLSEMSDAQPHTMLSSSPAPTDATATEDVAESLSPDDEDRMHPGGDILQDCSSEHSSLTKTESDPPGDLSLPGSSESTESLKSQSTNSSSQPLLCPTSSLHMEDEHLNP, from the exons ATGGGTTCCATCCTGAGTCGCAGAATCGCTGGGGTCGAGGATATCGATATCCAGGCCAACTCGGCCTATCGATTTCCACCCAAATCTG GGAATTATTTTGCGAGCCACTTCTTCATGGGAGGAGAGAAATTTGACACACCACATCCAGAGGGATACCTATTCGGAGAAAACATGGACCTGAATTTTCTTGGAAATAGGCCAGTGCAG TTTCCATATGTGACGCCTGCACCCCACGAGCCTGTGAAGACCCTGAGGAGTCTGGTGAACATTAGGAAGGACTCTCTGCGTTTGGTCAG ATATAAAGATGACTCTGACATACCAGTGGAGGAAGGTGGAAAACCAAAGGTTCAGTATGGTGTGGAGTTCACCTTCGATGCTGATGCTCGCGTGGCCATCACCCTCTACTGCCAGGCATTTGAAGAGTTCTCCAATGGGATGGCAGT TTACAGCCCAAAGGATCCATCAATGGTGTCTGAAACTGTGCATTACAAGCGAGGGGTGAGCCAACAGTTCTCCATGCCATCTTTCAAAATCGACTTCTGCGAGTGGAAAGAGGAAGAT CTGAACTTTGACCTTGATCGAGGAGTGTTTCCCATCGTTATCCAGGCTGTGGTTGATGAAGGAGATG ATTGCCTTGGACATGCTCATGTGCTTTTGGCAGCTTTTGAAAGA CACGTTGATGGCAGTTTCTCCGTCAagcctctgaagcagaaacAAATT GTGGACCGTGTGAGCTATCTCTTGCAGGAGATTTATGGGAttgagaacaaaaacaaccagGAAACCAAG ccATCCGACGACGAGAACAGTGACAACAGCAACGAGTGtgttgtctgtctctcagaCCTGCGAGACACACTCATCCTGCCCTGCAGACATCTGTGTCTCTGCAACTCCTGCGCGGACACGCTTCGTTACCAGGCCAACAACTGTCCGATCTGCAGGCTGC CCTTTAGAGCCCTTCTGCAGATCAGAGCTGTGAGGAAAAAGCCTGGAGCTCTCTCTCCCGTGTCCTTCAGCCCTGTTCTGGCTCAGAATATGGACCATGATGAGCACTCA GGCACAGACTCGGTTCCTCCCGGCTTTGAGCCCATCTCACTGTTGGAGGCTCTGAATGGTCAGAGGTCAGTGTCTCCTTCCATCCCATCTGCCCCGCTGTACGATGAAATCAACTTCTCGGGGGGTGTGGGAGCTGACGGCCGACAGCTGAGCTCCCCGGAGCATTTAAGTGATGGGAGTCTGCAGAAAAGCAAAGTCAGCAAGTCACCTGACAG caCCCTTAGGTCTCCATCCTCTCCCAttcaggaggaggacgaggagaagcTGTCTGAGATGTCTGATGCTCAGCCTCACACGATGCTGTCCAGTAGCCCCGCCCCCACAGAT GCCACAGCTACTGAGGACGTGGCAGAGTCCCTGTCTCCAGATGATG AGGACAGGATGCATCCTGGGGGAGACATCCTGCAGGACTGCAGCAGCGAACACAGCAGCTTGACCAAAACAGAGAGCGACCCACCGGGCGACCTTTCTCTACCAG